From one Rhizobium rosettiformans genomic stretch:
- a CDS encoding sensor histidine kinase, translated as MNRVGRLFAGLFPTASIGSYLAAMAVLATVPVLAFVAFLLLQLERSQFQTMRTDVADDAQAISRAVERKIADMETTLALVANSVELQQGDLQAFHARVGESLKESSLYVMLARRDGVQVLNTRMPWGATLKPMANPDSVMAALRSGNVELSGVFFGATSERWVVNLTMPVTARTSDGINAVVLTQDAASLASLAAGEALPSGWSSALVDGDGRIVVSNGAENKPSGTEIEQSWLDLMYGSNNSAVFYQNGRQYLMGYAKVADWPWRALVWGPVDSLKGSFITLWQSLLIGSLVLMTLLLGIVLVAAHHLRSAIRRIACMAERIGHGEIVSPERTKILEANQVAVALSNASFDRAEAEERIHFILQELVHRTKNILSLVQAMMRQLARGTDDVEEFQRAVSGRLAGLAQSIEALAKQQWGGIPLASLVDLQLTTVTGSVDRIHRRGPDLLVNANAVQNLGLVFHELATNSVKYGALSVLEGRLRIEWEVLEPETQEEDPRLRLQWIEQYGPPVTKPTRRGFGSTVIERHAASAFAGDVTIDFDPAGLRWTLVAPLSSFLAGSTD; from the coding sequence TTGAACCGCGTTGGCAGGTTGTTCGCTGGTCTCTTTCCGACTGCGTCGATCGGCTCATACCTCGCCGCAATGGCCGTTCTGGCGACAGTCCCGGTTCTCGCCTTTGTCGCCTTTTTGCTGTTGCAGCTCGAGCGATCGCAATTTCAGACCATGCGCACGGACGTGGCAGACGATGCCCAGGCCATAAGCCGCGCCGTCGAGCGCAAGATCGCCGACATGGAAACGACGCTCGCCCTTGTGGCGAATTCCGTAGAGCTGCAGCAGGGCGACCTGCAGGCATTCCATGCGCGCGTCGGAGAAAGCCTCAAGGAGAGCTCTCTCTATGTCATGCTGGCGCGGCGGGACGGGGTACAAGTCCTCAACACGCGGATGCCCTGGGGCGCCACACTGAAACCCATGGCCAATCCGGACTCGGTGATGGCCGCCCTCCGCTCCGGCAACGTCGAGCTTTCGGGCGTCTTCTTCGGCGCGACGAGCGAGCGCTGGGTGGTCAACCTGACCATGCCTGTCACCGCGCGGACTTCGGACGGCATCAACGCTGTCGTGCTTACTCAAGATGCGGCAAGCCTTGCAAGCCTTGCCGCCGGCGAAGCCTTGCCGTCCGGATGGTCGTCCGCACTGGTGGATGGCGATGGCCGGATCGTCGTGTCGAACGGCGCCGAGAATAAGCCATCCGGTACTGAAATCGAGCAAAGCTGGCTGGATCTGATGTATGGCTCCAACAACAGTGCCGTCTTTTACCAGAACGGTCGACAGTATCTGATGGGATACGCGAAAGTCGCGGACTGGCCATGGCGCGCTCTGGTCTGGGGACCCGTGGACAGTCTCAAAGGGTCGTTCATCACCCTCTGGCAAAGTCTTTTGATCGGCAGCCTCGTTCTGATGACCCTGCTGCTTGGGATTGTTCTGGTCGCAGCCCACCATCTGCGCTCGGCGATCCGCAGGATTGCATGCATGGCGGAGCGCATCGGTCATGGTGAGATCGTCTCGCCGGAGCGCACCAAGATTCTTGAGGCCAACCAGGTGGCTGTGGCTCTGTCGAATGCTTCCTTCGACAGGGCAGAGGCGGAAGAACGCATCCACTTCATTCTGCAGGAGCTCGTTCACCGCACGAAGAACATCCTCTCGCTGGTCCAGGCGATGATGCGGCAGCTGGCCCGCGGCACCGATGACGTCGAAGAGTTTCAGCGGGCCGTCAGCGGGCGCCTGGCAGGGCTTGCACAGTCGATCGAAGCGCTTGCGAAGCAGCAATGGGGCGGCATTCCGCTGGCGTCCCTCGTCGACTTGCAGCTGACCACCGTCACGGGATCTGTGGATCGCATCCATCGCCGAGGTCCGGATCTGCTGGTCAATGCGAATGCAGTCCAGAATCTCGGCCTGGTTTTTCATGAACTGGCGACCAATTCCGTCAAATACGGGGCCCTATCGGTTCTTGAAGGCCGGCTTCGCATCGAATGGGAGGTGCTGGAGCCCGAGACACAGGAGGAAGATCCTCGACTTCGGCTGCAATGGATTGAGCAATACGGTCCGCCTGTCACGAAGCCCACTCGGCGTGGCTTCGGATCGACCGTCATTGAGCGTCATGCGGCAAGCGCGTTTGCCGGCGATGTCACGATCGATTTCGATCCCGCCGGCTTGCGCTGGACGCTGGTCGCGCCGCTCTCTTCCTTCCTCGCCGGGTCCACCGACTAG
- a CDS encoding Ku protein, translated as MAQRAFWKGYLKLSLVTCRVAMTPAVTESSKLRFHNINRETGNRVVSRYVDAETGKPVDVEDQVKGYERAEDDYVLFEDDELEDVALESTRTIDIESFVPRSSIGWIWYDSPHYLAPADKVSEEAFAVIREAMRKTDTGGIARLVLYRREHAVLLVPRDDGMVVWTMRYGEEVREPDPFFKEAGRSDVASSAKTMMKKLMEARLRDWDPKLVRDPVEERLHEIIESRTKKSKRTKPKKAAEPERKDNVIDIMEALKRSLASEKKTARK; from the coding sequence ATGGCGCAGCGCGCGTTCTGGAAAGGCTATCTGAAACTGTCCCTCGTCACCTGTCGGGTGGCCATGACACCCGCCGTCACCGAAAGCAGCAAGCTTCGTTTTCACAACATCAATCGCGAGACCGGCAACCGGGTCGTCAGCCGCTATGTCGACGCCGAAACCGGCAAGCCCGTCGATGTCGAGGATCAGGTGAAAGGCTACGAGCGAGCCGAGGACGATTATGTCCTGTTCGAGGATGACGAACTCGAGGACGTGGCGCTGGAAAGCACCCGGACGATCGATATCGAGAGCTTCGTGCCGCGCAGTTCGATCGGCTGGATATGGTACGACAGCCCGCATTATCTGGCGCCCGCAGACAAGGTGAGCGAGGAAGCCTTCGCCGTCATCCGCGAAGCCATGCGCAAGACCGACACCGGCGGCATCGCCCGTCTGGTGCTCTACCGGCGCGAACACGCCGTGCTTCTCGTCCCCCGCGACGATGGAATGGTCGTTTGGACGATGCGCTACGGCGAGGAGGTTCGCGAACCCGATCCCTTCTTCAAGGAGGCCGGCCGGTCCGACGTCGCAAGCAGCGCCAAAACCATGATGAAGAAGCTCATGGAAGCACGCCTGAGAGACTGGGATCCGAAACTCGTACGGGATCCGGTCGAGGAGCGCCTGCACGAAATCATCGAAAGCCGTACGAAGAAGTCCAAGCGGACGAAGCCGAAAAAGGCGGCCGAGCCGGAGCGCAAGGACAATGTCATCGACATTATGGAAGCGCTCAAACGAAGCCTCGCTTCGGAGAAAAAGACGGCACGGAAGTAG
- a CDS encoding BON domain-containing protein, producing the protein MIFKPQRFHGEAPEVAEEFPAEAELEQRVADALAASDGVGAEALRVVATGKEILLFGFVTTREEMDRAVEVALAVPGVEKVTVRMESGEAP; encoded by the coding sequence ATGATATTCAAGCCCCAGCGTTTCCATGGAGAGGCCCCCGAGGTGGCTGAAGAGTTTCCAGCCGAGGCTGAGCTCGAGCAACGGGTCGCCGACGCGCTGGCCGCCTCTGACGGTGTGGGGGCGGAAGCCCTTCGCGTCGTGGCGACGGGCAAGGAGATCTTGCTGTTCGGCTTCGTTACGACGCGCGAGGAGATGGACAGAGCCGTGGAAGTCGCGCTTGCGGTACCAGGGGTCGAAAAGGTCACGGTTCGGATGGAAAGCGGCGAAGCGCCATGA
- the ligD gene encoding DNA ligase D, which produces MSLSEYRRKRDFKATPEPKAAKATSKGNSFVIQKHAARRLHYDLRLEMDGVLKSWAVTRGPSLVPGDKRLAVHVEDHPLAYGDFEGVIPPGQYGSGEVIVWDRGTWEPIHDMRKGYKKGHLEFTLKGEKLGGHWHLVRMARKEDETRENWLLIKGEDEAARQPDDPDIIEEKPLSVKSGRSIESLKGDGKAAVWNSRKTGAKKAKRPAERGGSSSPNAASIKGGKTGSLPDFLAPALATLVKTVPKGSRWLHEIKLDGYRSQARIDHGRVQLLTRTGLDWTERFGERIASALKGLPVQTALLDGEIVVESGNGSSDFSLLQQDLSDGRDDRFTYYIFDIMHLDGQDLTGASLRDRKALLEPLISEAGVPLKYSSHFDESGDLVLKHACRLSLEGVISKVADAPYRSGRGREWVKSKCTARQELVIGGYVPSSVSDKAIGSLIMGVNEADGLRHVGRVGTGYSRTVARQVFTRLQPLLRDKSPFKDKLTGAERKDAVFVEPELVAEIEFRGWTGDAHLRHASFRGLREDKAARDVIQEAPTAATSTKKAGTGKSGAAADKKMKGEAEAARRDITLTHPDRLYWPEAGVTKEGLADYYALVWPLIAPFIVDRPLALLRCPEGHEKTCFFQKHGWRGMRKEIITIRDPQDDGGHVGIHDIEGLLSLMQGAALEIHPWGSRAGDLERPDMVNIDLDPGPDVTWERVIDAAFEVRQRFADMGLTGFVKTSGGKGLHVVAPLKPKAKWPEVKAAMKALADSMSADSPTDYVSTVSKAKRKGKILIDYLRNGRGATAVAPYSTRARPGAPVSMPLWFEELSPDILPNHFTVENVPTRLASLDADPWADFRKAEAPLAFTAGRNKKTR; this is translated from the coding sequence ATGTCGCTCTCCGAATATCGCCGCAAACGCGACTTCAAGGCCACGCCGGAGCCGAAGGCCGCAAAGGCCACGAGCAAGGGCAATAGCTTCGTCATCCAGAAACATGCGGCGAGACGCCTGCATTACGACCTGCGTCTGGAGATGGACGGCGTGCTGAAAAGCTGGGCCGTCACGCGCGGTCCGAGCCTGGTGCCGGGCGACAAGCGGCTGGCGGTGCATGTGGAGGATCATCCCCTCGCCTACGGCGATTTCGAAGGCGTCATTCCGCCCGGACAATACGGATCCGGTGAGGTGATCGTATGGGACCGCGGCACCTGGGAACCGATCCATGACATGCGCAAGGGCTATAAGAAAGGCCACCTCGAATTCACGCTGAAGGGCGAGAAGCTTGGGGGACACTGGCATCTGGTGCGCATGGCACGCAAGGAAGACGAAACACGCGAGAACTGGCTGTTGATCAAGGGAGAAGACGAGGCCGCACGGCAGCCTGATGATCCCGACATCATCGAGGAAAAGCCGCTATCGGTGAAAAGCGGCCGATCGATCGAAAGCCTGAAAGGCGACGGCAAGGCTGCCGTCTGGAACTCGCGGAAGACTGGAGCGAAGAAAGCCAAACGGCCTGCCGAACGCGGAGGTTCGTCCTCGCCAAATGCAGCCTCGATCAAGGGTGGCAAGACGGGCAGCTTGCCGGACTTCCTGGCGCCGGCGCTCGCCACCCTCGTTAAGACAGTGCCGAAAGGAAGCCGGTGGCTGCACGAGATCAAGCTGGACGGCTACCGGAGCCAGGCACGGATCGATCATGGCCGGGTGCAGCTCTTGACGCGGACGGGTCTGGACTGGACGGAGCGCTTCGGCGAGCGGATTGCATCTGCCCTCAAGGGGCTGCCTGTTCAGACGGCGCTGCTCGACGGTGAGATCGTGGTCGAAAGCGGCAATGGCAGCAGCGATTTCTCCCTGCTTCAGCAGGATCTGAGCGACGGTCGCGATGACCGTTTCACCTACTATATCTTCGACATCATGCATCTTGACGGGCAGGACCTGACCGGCGCCTCACTCAGGGACCGTAAGGCACTGCTGGAGCCATTGATCAGCGAGGCAGGCGTACCGCTCAAGTATTCCAGTCATTTCGACGAGAGCGGCGATCTCGTTCTCAAACACGCCTGCCGCCTCAGCCTCGAAGGGGTGATCTCCAAGGTCGCCGATGCGCCGTACCGATCGGGTCGCGGGCGGGAGTGGGTCAAGTCGAAATGTACGGCCCGCCAAGAACTGGTCATCGGGGGCTATGTGCCGTCTTCCGTATCCGACAAGGCCATCGGCTCTCTGATCATGGGCGTCAACGAGGCGGACGGACTGCGGCATGTCGGGCGTGTCGGTACCGGATATAGCCGAACGGTGGCCCGACAGGTGTTCACCAGGCTCCAGCCGCTGTTGCGCGACAAGAGCCCGTTCAAAGACAAGCTGACGGGTGCCGAACGCAAAGACGCGGTTTTCGTCGAGCCGGAACTCGTCGCCGAGATCGAGTTTCGTGGATGGACAGGGGATGCCCATCTGCGCCATGCATCCTTCCGTGGGCTGCGCGAAGACAAGGCCGCAAGGGACGTGATTCAGGAGGCGCCGACGGCGGCCACATCGACGAAGAAGGCCGGAACCGGCAAGAGCGGCGCAGCAGCGGACAAGAAGATGAAGGGCGAAGCGGAGGCGGCACGTCGTGACATAACGCTGACGCATCCCGACCGCCTCTACTGGCCGGAGGCTGGCGTCACGAAGGAAGGGCTTGCGGATTACTACGCCCTCGTCTGGCCCCTGATCGCGCCGTTCATCGTCGACAGACCACTTGCGCTGTTGCGGTGCCCGGAAGGGCACGAAAAGACGTGTTTCTTTCAGAAACATGGGTGGCGCGGCATGCGCAAGGAGATCATCACCATCCGCGACCCACAAGACGACGGGGGTCACGTCGGCATCCACGATATTGAGGGGCTTCTCTCCCTGATGCAGGGGGCTGCGCTCGAAATCCACCCCTGGGGCTCACGGGCCGGCGATCTCGAGCGTCCGGATATGGTGAATATCGATCTCGATCCCGGTCCCGATGTCACCTGGGAACGGGTGATTGACGCGGCCTTCGAGGTCCGGCAGCGGTTTGCGGACATGGGCCTTACAGGTTTCGTCAAGACTTCGGGGGGCAAAGGCCTGCATGTGGTGGCGCCACTCAAGCCGAAGGCGAAATGGCCTGAAGTCAAGGCTGCCATGAAGGCACTGGCGGACAGCATGAGCGCTGACAGTCCGACCGACTATGTCTCGACGGTCAGCAAGGCGAAACGCAAGGGCAAGATCCTGATCGACTATCTGCGCAACGGCCGGGGTGCGACGGCGGTTGCGCCCTATTCCACGCGCGCCCGGCCCGGGGCGCCCGTGTCGATGCCGCTCTGGTTCGAGGAGCTCAGCCCCGACATACTGCCCAACCATTTCACGGTCGAAAACGTGCCGACACGGCTGGCGAGCCTCGATGCCGATCCATGGGCCGACTTCCGCAAGGCGGAAGCGCCGCTGGCATTCACCGCCGGGAGAAACAAGAAGACCCGCTAG
- a CDS encoding DUF2934 domain-containing protein → MPERDYDWIARRAYSLWEEEGRPDGRDEAHWQTALTDWETLQAAARQTTAKSGQRIAAAQTSAENEGLVITEEPVLPAKKASRSRKG, encoded by the coding sequence ATGCCTGAACGAGATTATGACTGGATTGCCCGGCGAGCCTATTCGCTTTGGGAAGAGGAAGGCCGTCCCGATGGTCGGGACGAAGCGCATTGGCAGACAGCACTCACCGACTGGGAAACCCTCCAGGCGGCGGCACGCCAGACCACGGCCAAGTCCGGCCAACGGATCGCAGCGGCCCAAACGTCGGCGGAGAACGAGGGGCTTGTCATCACCGAGGAGCCGGTCCTTCCGGCCAAAAAGGCTTCAAGGAGCCGGAAAGGGTGA
- the glgA gene encoding glycogen synthase GlgA has translation MHVLAVTSEIYPLVKTGGLADVTGALPKALSSYGIETHTLVPGYPSILALARLHPPLMEFDDLLSEKATLRHLEIDGLSLFVLDAPSLYDRPGGPYVDEHGVDHADNWKRFAVLSLAGAEIAAGVLPGWKPDLVHTHDWQSALTSVYLRQMGSAVPVVLTIHNLAFQGQYSASLLPQIGLPPEVYSVEQMEYFGDISYLKGGLVTADHITVVSPTYAREILSPTFGMGLDGVLNARMDRLQGIVNGIDKEIWNPATDPYLPFRYDVKTVRNKRNNKALLLERFNLEPGDGPLFSAVTRITWQKGMDMLAEVADEIFYRGGRLIVHGQGDHDIEDALKATAARFPGRMAVSVGYSEPTAHLIHGGSDAIIQPSRFEPCGLTQLYALRYGCVPVVSRTGGLSETIIDANDAAISARAATGFQFHPVRPEGLRHALRRAVDAYGDKRQWARLQLQAMRADYSWDRSAESYAEVYGRLTETGAELRH, from the coding sequence CTGCATGTGCTGGCGGTAACCTCGGAAATCTATCCGCTGGTCAAGACCGGCGGTCTGGCGGACGTCACTGGAGCGCTGCCGAAGGCGCTTTCCTCCTATGGCATCGAGACCCATACGCTGGTGCCTGGCTATCCGTCGATCCTGGCGCTCGCGCGCCTTCACCCGCCACTTATGGAGTTCGACGATCTTCTAAGCGAAAAGGCGACCTTGCGCCATCTGGAGATCGACGGTCTCAGCCTCTTCGTCCTTGACGCGCCATCGCTCTACGATCGTCCTGGCGGTCCCTATGTCGACGAACATGGCGTCGATCATGCTGACAACTGGAAGCGCTTTGCGGTTCTTTCGCTTGCGGGCGCCGAGATTGCGGCCGGAGTCCTGCCAGGCTGGAAGCCCGATCTTGTGCATACTCATGACTGGCAGTCTGCACTGACCTCTGTCTATCTCCGCCAGATGGGCTCCGCAGTGCCCGTCGTGCTCACCATCCACAACCTCGCCTTCCAGGGGCAGTATTCGGCATCGCTTTTGCCGCAGATCGGCCTGCCGCCGGAGGTCTATTCCGTCGAGCAGATGGAGTATTTCGGCGACATCAGCTACCTCAAGGGTGGCCTAGTGACGGCAGACCACATCACCGTCGTCAGCCCCACTTATGCGCGGGAAATTCTTTCGCCGACCTTCGGCATGGGACTGGACGGCGTGCTGAACGCGCGCATGGACAGACTGCAGGGGATCGTCAACGGGATCGACAAGGAGATCTGGAATCCGGCGACGGATCCCTACCTGCCCTTCCGCTACGATGTGAAGACGGTGCGCAACAAGAGGAACAACAAGGCTCTGCTGCTCGAGCGCTTCAATCTGGAGCCGGGCGACGGACCGCTCTTTTCCGCGGTTACCCGCATCACGTGGCAAAAGGGCATGGACATGCTGGCCGAGGTCGCGGACGAGATCTTCTATCGCGGCGGCAGACTCATCGTGCATGGCCAGGGCGACCACGACATCGAGGACGCCCTGAAGGCGACTGCAGCGCGTTTCCCCGGACGCATGGCGGTGTCGGTCGGCTACAGCGAGCCCACGGCGCATCTTATTCACGGCGGCTCGGATGCCATCATCCAGCCTTCGCGTTTCGAGCCGTGCGGCCTGACACAGCTCTATGCGCTGCGTTACGGCTGCGTGCCGGTGGTGTCACGTACCGGAGGCCTGTCCGAGACGATCATAGACGCCAATGATGCGGCGATTTCAGCTCGCGCGGCCACCGGCTTCCAGTTCCATCCGGTTCGACCGGAGGGCCTGCGCCATGCCTTGCGTCGCGCAGTCGATGCCTATGGCGACAAGCGACAGTGGGCAAGGCTGCAGTTGCAGGCAATGCGTGCCGACTATTCATGGGATCGCAGTGCCGAAAGCTATGCCGAAGTTTATGGTCGTCTGACGGAAACCGGTGCCGAGCTCCGTCACTGA